A region from the Lolium perenne isolate Kyuss_39 chromosome 4, Kyuss_2.0, whole genome shotgun sequence genome encodes:
- the LOC127292251 gene encoding uncharacterized protein gives MLNEVRETRQGMATTVLPDVLVVEILSRLPLKSFCRFKCVCKSWLAFSSDPHYRQKLPRIPAGLLYRKLEHGTAIHLARLPSSDRDIDTTLSFLPCYEHPLELKGCSNGLLLCHNGEHMHAEIPNAIVCNPATAEWMPLPYTQPGSAVSYNYLKLGFDPLWSQHFYVFNFQWTPAPNGGYNAEVKVFFSEDSTWSSCLWETEHAFWGDSVFVNGVLYVEHLWAHELLALDAPDTCSQLLNGRTIQLPGFPNGPDEGFCCQDGCLCLSSGVLCYAQQELDGSMMRIWSLEGSDRWVVKHRLSMNDVFGREMLLCTNSEGMWYFDYDILAVDLERELVIGFDHIADKVFSFSTSTGELSEVLIDSEPWLGYYYVPYYNKFPTSVLQRAQVPTITLPDDLVVEILSRVPLKSFCRFKCVCKSWLAFSSDPHYRQKLPRTPAGLLYKKRELGTAIHLARLPSSDRDIDTTLSFLPCDPLELNGCSNGLLLSYSGGSTDAEISNAIVCNPATEEWMKLPYTQPGPTVTHSSLRLCFDPLWSQNFYVFNFQESYLPDDEYKTEVKVFFSENSTWSSCLWESDDPCWCGSLFVNGVMYMQNILRHDLLALDAPDTCTQLLNERTIRLPGFPSGPDQGFGCLNGCLRHSCGVLCYAQQELDGSMVRIWSLVGSDGWVVKHRLSINNVLGRDIVLRTNTYGSWYFEYDILAFDLERELVILVERIADNVHSFSPRRGNVLQFSISTGKLSETWNDSEPCWGYYYVPYYRKFPASVLQRA, from the coding sequence ATGCTCAATGAAGTTAGAGAAACCCGGCAGGGGATGGCCACCACCGTACTACCTGATGTCTTGGTGGTGGAGATCCTATCTCGGCTTCCGCTCAAGTCCTTTTGCCGCTTCAAATGTGTCTGCAAGTCTTGGCTTGCGTTCTCGTCTGATCCACACTACCGCCAGAAGCTCCCAAGAATCCCCGCCGGTCTCTTGTACCGAAAACTGGAGCATGGCACTGCCATCCATCTTGCCAGACTTCCCTCAAGTGACAGGGATATTGACACAACACTCAGCTTTTTGCCATGTTATGAGCACCCCTTAGAGCTTAAGGGTTGCAGCAATGGCCTACTTCTTTGTCATAACGGGGAACATATGCATGCAGAAATTCCCAACGCCATTGTGTGCAATCCAGCAACTGCAGAGTGGATGCCACTTCCATATACTCAACCGGGATCAGCCGTCTCCTATAATTATCTCAAGTTGGGTTTTGATCCACTATGGTCCCAACACTTTTACGTGTTCAACTTTCAGTGGACCCCTGCCCCAAATGGTGGGTACAACGCTGAAGTTAAGGTATTTTTCTCTGAGGATTCCACATGGTCTAGTTGTCTCTGGGAAACTGAACATGCATTTTGGGGTGATTCAGTATTCGTAAACGGAGTGTTGTATGTGGAGCACCTATGGGCGCATGAACTTCTAGCGCTTGATGCACCTGATACATGCTCACAGTTGCTCAATGGTAGGACTATTCAGCTGCCAGGATTTCCAAATGGACCAGACGAAGGTTTTTGTTGTCAGGATGGGTGTCTTTGCCTGTCATCTGGAGTCTTATGCTATGCACAACAAGAATTGGATGGCTCTATGATGCGAATCTGGAGTTTGGAAGGCTCTGACAGATGGGTAGTGAAGCATCGTCTAAGCATGAACGATGTATTTGGCAGGGAAATGTTGCTCTGTACTAATAGTGAAGGAATGTGGTATTTTGATTATGACATCCTCGCTGTTGACTTGGAGAGGGAGCTAGTGATCGGTTTTGACCATATTGCTGATAAGGTCTTCTCATTTAGCACGAGTACTGGAGAACTGTCGGAGGTTTTGATTGACAGTGAACCATGGCTAGGTTACTACTACGTGCCATACTACAACAAGTTTCCAACTTCAGTGCTTCAAAGGGCTCAAGTTCCCACAATCACATTACCTGATGACCTGGTGGTGGAGATACTGTCTCGGGTGCCGTTGAAGTCCTTTTGCCGTTTCAAATGTGTCTGCAAGTCCTGGCTGGCCTTCTCATCTGATCCACACTACCGCCAGAAGCTCCCAAGAACTCCCGCTGGTCTCTTGTACAAAAAACGTGAGCTTGGCACTGCCATCCATCTCGCCAGACTTCCCTCAAGTGACAGGGACATTGACACGACACTTAGCTTTCTGCCATGTGACCCCTTAGAGCTTAATGGCTGCAGCAATGGACTACTTCTTTCTTATAGTGGAGGTAGTACGGATGCAGAAATTTCCAACGCCATTGTGTGCAATCCGGCAACTGAAGAGTGGATGAAACTTCCATATACTCAACCTGGACCTACCGTCACCCATAGTTCTCTTAGGCTGTGTTTTGATCCACTATGGTCCCAAAACTTTTATGTGTTCAATTTTCAGGAGAGCTATTTACCAGATGATGAGTACAAAACTGAAGTGAAGGTATTTTTCTCCGAGAATTCCACATGGTCTAGTTGTCTTTGGGAATCTGATGATCCATGTTGGTGTGGTTCACTCTTCGTAAATGGAGTGATGTATATGCAGAACATTTTGCGGCATGATCTTCTGGCGCtcgatgcacctgacacatgcactCAGTTGCTCAATGAAAGGACCATTCGGCTTCCAGGATTTCCAAGCGGACCAGACCAGGGGTTTGGTTGTTTGAATGGATGTCTTCGCCACTCATGTGGGGTCTTATGCTATGCGCAACAAGAATTGGATGGTTCTATGGTGAGAATCTGGAGTTTGGTAGGCTCTGATGGGTGGGTGGTGAAGCACCGTCTAAGTATTAACAATGTACTTGGGAGGGACATAGTGCTCCGTACTAATACTTACGGATCGTGGTATTTTGAGTATGACATCTTGGCTTTTGACTTGGAGAGAGAGCTAGTTATCCTTGTTGAGCGAATTGCTGATAATGTCCACTCATTTAGTCCCCGCAGAGGAAATGTCCTCCAATTTAGCATCAGTACCGGAAAACTTTCGGAGACTTGGAATGACAGTGAACCATGCTGGGGTTACTACTACGTGCCATACTACCGCAAGTTTCCAGCTTCAGTGCTTCAAAGGGCTTGA